One window of Vicia villosa cultivar HV-30 ecotype Madison, WI unplaced genomic scaffold, Vvil1.0 ctg.000455F_1_1, whole genome shotgun sequence genomic DNA carries:
- the LOC131628445 gene encoding uncharacterized protein LOC131628445 isoform X1 — MEMEKKMNEVSEEAKEKISERLSSFENLWFPRAQQPTATLPSQRKSIFLDLLSRDTALFLERYGSNLTSNELTEFDSMKQDYEINWHVTRLRSLLSPTTEELRKRSVRAKNRRRAYLDRLMIGGQYFSEEAMRDREPYLHHEYVGKFQDRVGRGMARPGERWSDTLLRRCEEAAIVAKIRGEQERIGVPQRDWIGNEGFEEEEEEEEEEEEEEEDVEENETVEQRRLPHPNVTDYATSDPARARQDPTLSSEELEDRMNQFTYIMQQKFLVGEDHEHVDYSKIDNDETLDDHWQREANVDAEERYFADD, encoded by the exons ATGGagatggagaagaagatgaacgAGGTGAGTGAAGAAGCAAAGGAGAAAATCTCAGAGAGACTATCCTCGTTCGAAAACCTCTGGTTCCCACGCGCTCAACAACCCACCGCCACTCTCCCATCCCAACGCAAATCCATCTTCCTCGACCTTCTTTCTCGAGACACCGCCCTATTCCTAGAACGCTACGGTTCCAACCTAACATCCAACGAGTTAACCGAGTTCGATTCAATGAAACAAGATTACGAGATCAACTGGCACGTGACGCGGTTACGGAGTCTGTTGAGTCCAACGACGGAGGAATTGCGGAAGAGGTCGGTTAGGGCGAAGAACAGGCGGCGTGCGTATTTGGATAGATTGATGATCGGAGGTCAGTATTTCTCTGAAGAAGCTATGAGGGATAGGGAGCCTTATCTTCATCATGAGTATGTTGGCAAGTTTCAGGATCGAGTTGGACGAGGCATGGCTAGGCCTGGGGAGAGATGGTCTGATACGCTTTTGAGAAGGTGTGAGGAAGCTGCTATTGTTGCGAAGATTAGAGGGGAGCAGGAGAGGATTGGTGTGCCTCAGAGGGATTGGATTGGTAATGAAGGgtttgaagaagaagaggaagaagaagaagaggaggaggaagaagaggaagatgtTGAAGAAAACGAGACTGTTGAG CAGAGACGCTTGCCTCATCCCAATGTAACTGATTATGCCACATCTGATCCAGCTAGAGCAAGGCAGGATCCAACCTTATCATCAGAAGAGCTGGAGGACCGGATGAATCAATTCACTTACATTATGCAGCAGAAGTTTCTAGTAGGAGAAGACCACGAACATGTAGATTACTCTAAAATAGATAATGATGAAACCCTTGACGACCACTGGCAGAGGGAAGCCAATGTTGATGCAGAAGAGAGATATTTTGCTGACGATTAA
- the LOC131628445 gene encoding uncharacterized protein LOC131628445 isoform X2, with the protein MEMEKKMNEVSEEAKEKISERLSSFENLWFPRAQQPTATLPSQRKSIFLDLLSRDTALFLERYGSNLTSNELTEFDSMKQDYEINWHVTRLRSLLSPTTEELRKRSVRAKNRRRAYLDRLMIGGQYFSEEAMRDREPYLHHEYVGKFQDRVGRGMARPGERWSDTLLRRCEEAAIVAKIRGEQERIGVPQRDWIGNEGFEEEEEEEEEEEEEEEDVEENETVERRLPHPNVTDYATSDPARARQDPTLSSEELEDRMNQFTYIMQQKFLVGEDHEHVDYSKIDNDETLDDHWQREANVDAEERYFADD; encoded by the exons ATGGagatggagaagaagatgaacgAGGTGAGTGAAGAAGCAAAGGAGAAAATCTCAGAGAGACTATCCTCGTTCGAAAACCTCTGGTTCCCACGCGCTCAACAACCCACCGCCACTCTCCCATCCCAACGCAAATCCATCTTCCTCGACCTTCTTTCTCGAGACACCGCCCTATTCCTAGAACGCTACGGTTCCAACCTAACATCCAACGAGTTAACCGAGTTCGATTCAATGAAACAAGATTACGAGATCAACTGGCACGTGACGCGGTTACGGAGTCTGTTGAGTCCAACGACGGAGGAATTGCGGAAGAGGTCGGTTAGGGCGAAGAACAGGCGGCGTGCGTATTTGGATAGATTGATGATCGGAGGTCAGTATTTCTCTGAAGAAGCTATGAGGGATAGGGAGCCTTATCTTCATCATGAGTATGTTGGCAAGTTTCAGGATCGAGTTGGACGAGGCATGGCTAGGCCTGGGGAGAGATGGTCTGATACGCTTTTGAGAAGGTGTGAGGAAGCTGCTATTGTTGCGAAGATTAGAGGGGAGCAGGAGAGGATTGGTGTGCCTCAGAGGGATTGGATTGGTAATGAAGGgtttgaagaagaagaggaagaagaagaagaggaggaggaagaagaggaagatgtTGAAGAAAACGAGACTGTTGAG AGACGCTTGCCTCATCCCAATGTAACTGATTATGCCACATCTGATCCAGCTAGAGCAAGGCAGGATCCAACCTTATCATCAGAAGAGCTGGAGGACCGGATGAATCAATTCACTTACATTATGCAGCAGAAGTTTCTAGTAGGAGAAGACCACGAACATGTAGATTACTCTAAAATAGATAATGATGAAACCCTTGACGACCACTGGCAGAGGGAAGCCAATGTTGATGCAGAAGAGAGATATTTTGCTGACGATTAA